AATATTTTTGAATTCAACCTTGAGGCTGTCAGCAAGATCGTCAAACTCGTTTAAGCCATGCAATTGGGAAAATTCATAATGATGTTGCTGGATCAACTCGCATGCTTTTAACTCTTCACGGGAATATTTATCGGAATTTGGTAATATATTACCAAAATAATGTGCAGGGCTAATCTCGATAAGAGCATGGCGTTTATTACCGGTATTCACCAACTGCTCTTCCAGCTTTATGAGAAGTTCACAGTGGTTTTTTGAAACTTGTTTAAGTAACTTATCATATTGTCTGTAATGTGGGTCTCGGCTTTCACTCCAATCGCCAAATACGTAGTCATGCAGGTCGCGAAATTGGCACTCTTGGCGTGGTGGTAAAATGTCGCGCTTCAGTAGATCCAATATTGCGTCACTAAGCCAGGTATCATCAATAGAAACATAATTTTCGTTGTATTGCTCTCCATGATCCTTGCTCTCACTATCAGAAAGAATGAAGATTTTTCGCCATTTAGGATAATTCACATTAGCCCAGGTTTCGTATTTATCCAGCTGATTTCTATCAAGCTTACTGCCATCTTTCCGTTCTATGATGATCAGGAGTTTATGCTCAGGTGAAGCTAAAAACAGGTCAATATAGCCCTGTTCTCGACTATGTTTGATGTGCAACTCTCTGATGACACTGAGGTGCGCATAAGATTGTGTCAAAATAGTTGTGATTTTTGGCATGTATTGGCGTTGTGATTGAGTGGCACAACTGTATACATGATTTAGCAAGGCCCTTAAAAAGTACTCTCCCTGCATGTGGCCTTCTGAGGGATTCAGCAGCCAAGCTAGACAAGCTGACTTTTTGTTTTCATCTAGTTTGAACAAGTCAAATACTGAAGTATCCACGCAGCGGGTAGATAATGCTTGAAAATCTTTGTCTACAATAAGGTTGGTGAGTTGCTCTAACAAAAGTGTCTCCTAATGCTCTGTTAAACTTTAGGGTTTCCCTTACTCCGTATAGATATTTAACATAAAACGGCCCCTTGTTCATCTTCGATGAGCTGAGAAGTTGAAGCGGCGAGTTGAGACGACATTGTTGTGATTCCATAAAACCGGACGCTATTTTAGGTGGTATTAATACCACTCAATGAGAGGTGTCTATGACCAGAAAACGTCGTGGGGGGTTACGTGGACAGCCACCAAAAATTGGCGTATCGAACATAGCTGGTCGTCGGATTGAACATACATCCTAAACTGGCGTGTTTTAGCGTGGCGGCAGTTAATTTTCTTGTCAATGTGGTAAGCAAACAGTAAGCACTCAGAATCGTATCCTAGTAAAACAGGGGAGTCCGCAGGTGTTTTATGCTTGTTTCACTCTGCCGATACCCATTAAAGGTTATTGAGCTCAGCGGCATAGGCGATGGCATTGACTTCGTGTTGCATCAGTTCGATTAACTCTCTGGCATTCTTTTTAGTGATTGATGTAATGAGCCTGACGCGTTTGTTGCAGAATAATTCGAACAGCATGCCAACCCGGGCTGCGTGAAAATCAGAGGTAATTACATACGCATTGTTGTAGTCCAGGTCGTTCAGAAGCGCACTGGTCTTTTGCGCATCCTCGAATGTATTGGCGGACGATATCCCCTGAACAAAGTGCAGCGGCTGGGTAAGCTGGCTTTCGATGTAGCGTCGCATATATTCGTAGTGTGGCGTTGTTGTGACATTAAAGTGTGCACCAAAGCCACCAGTAAGCACACACCGGATCTGATGCTTGCTAAGCACTTCAATTGCTTTGTCTGCCCGCTCTTTCGCCAGGCTGGAAAGCACGCCGCTATCATCATTGGTGCAACCTAATAAAATCAACACATCTTTGTTTGTAAACTCCATTCCTATCCTCTTTGAACCTGGGCCATGTCTCGGAACAATTTAATATGCTCGGGTAATAGTACTTAAATGCACAGTACAGATCACCCATCCTTGTTACATGAGGTGTGTGACAGTCATTTGTAACTATGTTCGCTTTCTTTGTTTCTATTTTTGCATCATTCTGATGGGTGGAAGCCAGTATATTTTGAAAGAGGCACCTGAAATATATTCTGACATCTGGTGCCTAGGATAAAAACTCTAGTAAATTCAATTGAAAAGGCGATTTAAACTAAAGTGCTAATTTCTTACCCAAAACATAAACAAAAACCTCATTTACCATAAAAAGGTAATCTTGAAAGCAAAATGTAAAGAAAAAGGTGTATCTTGGCGGTGTTGCGCAACACATGTAGAAATGAAATTTTAAAACTCTAATAAAACAATGAGGAAATTATGAAGTTTAAATACGCTGCAATGTTGAGCGTTATCTCTGCGATTACATTGTCACCTGTTGCAAATGCTTACCTGTATAAAGATCCTGGCTATGTAGAGCGTAATGCGCGTTCTATACAAAAGAACAAAGTGATTGGCCAATCTCACCAGTATCGTGATCAGCAGGGCTGGATGTACGTTGATCAGGTGCAAAATGGTGCTACACAAGGTTTTTATCAGGCTGGAAACTGGCTAAAGCTGAATAACCGTAACTTTAAAATGTCAATCGGGGAGCTGGAGTTTTCGTTTAACCCCAGCAAACTGGATTGTACACAAGGCATGAGCTTTAATTTTACTGTAGGTGAAGATACTGTCGCAGCCTTTAAGCCAAACTGTGACGATCTGTTAGATGCTTCGATCACCTATCCTGTCGAGTATTACTTTGATCTGATCCCTGAACCCATTAAGCCTAAAGTTGAGCTGCCGCTTGACCCTCTGGGCCTGCTTAAACTAGGCGTTAAATTTGGTGCGGGTATTGAAGCCGGTGCTGAGTTTACCGTGGGTGGTGTGATTGGTGGACATGGCAACGAAGAACCCTTTGAAGTAGACGGGGTAAGACGTCCAGATTATGTCTATGCTGCTGTAGAGCCGTTTGTAGGCGGTGTAGTGTCTAGCTCGGCGTATGGATCGTTTGGTCATGGTATCTCTGAAGCCGGCGTTAAAGGTAAAGTTAATCTACTAAAAGTGAAGGGCAAGGGCTATGTAGAAGCTGGTATCCGTCGCATTGTTCAGGATGAACAAGTGATTGAACAAGGCTTCCTGGAGCTCAAGGTAAGCACTAAACTGACTGGTGGAGATGGCAAGATCCAGGCTTACTGCAAAAAGCTGTGGGGGTTGTTGCAGTTTAATGTGGATGTCCTGAAATGGGACCCGCTGTATACGCGTGAAACCGTATTGTACGAATATGCAAGCCCTGTTTGGGAAGATCTATAACCCCTGGATGTTGGTGGCCTGATTAAGGCCACCGTTTTGAGATAGCTTTATGAAAAAAATAACGATTACGCTGGCTTCTTTTAGTTTATTAGGCATTTTGGTTTTCGTGGCTAATTTGTCATTTAAACAGGCCTATCAGAGCCCAGACGCTAAAACAGTGCGCACCGCTGACGCCAAGTACGTCAAGAACCAGGAGCATGTTTCTGGATATCAAGTCCATATACAGTCTGCTGTATTGAGTGATAAAGGCACAGCGTTTGCTCACTCTGATTTAACATGGAAAATGTACTTTCATCAGGCTTTAGGGAATGCTTCAAGGTCTGCCGCGCTGCTAACCGATATAGAGTTTGTCTCTGATAACAAAGCTCAGCACATGCCGCAGCAGTTACCGTTTTACTTTTCTTATGACGGGCAGCAATTTGTACACTCAGACTTATTGGGGTTAGCTCAGTCTCATCCGTTGTCCGTGTTGCCAAAAATACTGGATCTGATGAGCTATTCACTAACAGAAACACTGACTTTTAATGATGCATTGGGATCAACGACTTATCGCTTTGAGCAAGATGGTAATACCATTGGCAGAGAAATTGTGAGGCAACAGAGGCAAACCAATAATAAAGCGCAAGAAAGCTGGTTACTCACATTAAAAAATGCCGATCATACTATGACCAATCAGCCAGGCCCACTCACGCTTGAGTACAGCCACACGCAAACTTTGCAGCAAAACACGCAGCAGTATCAAATTGTACAAACTGTGAAAATACAGCCTGTAGAATACCAGCCATTTGCTTTGGCCAACTGGAGCGCATCTCATAATGCGAGTGTCCCCTCGTCAGATAGTAACCAGTCAGCACCGATTGTGATCACAGCGGAGAACTTTATGGCACAGTTGGAGCAGTTAACTGGTTCTTTGGATCCCATGCTGGCAAAAGAAATTGGGAAATTCATGTTAGAGAACTACGATCATAGCACCATTAAGGCCTACCTGATGGAGCATGCTGGTCTGAATTCCGCATTGATCTATTCGTTGCAAAAAGCACAGACACCGGAGGCCGAACAAACCCTTGCTGACTTGCTGATTGAACGCGATCTTGACCATCCCTCTTTGCAAAAGGTCGCAATGGCATTGGGCAGAATCGAAAATGCATCTAATATTGCATTTACCAGCCTGCAAGCTGTGGCAGACGATAATTCTGACCAAACATTGTCAGGCGTTGCATTGCTGAGTATTGGCACGATGAATAAGTTTTCGCCAGCTCAGTCACAGCAGGTGGAGCGACTATTGGAGCGCAAACTGACCGAGCCGCAACAGCTGCCAACGGCCATTTTGGCAATCGCCAATAGTAAAAACCCTGCTTTGGTGAACAGGCTGCCCGAATATCTAAATCACACAGACGGACAAGTCAGGCGCAATACAATCAAATCGTTGGCGAACAATGAAGCCTATCAGGACCAGGTTGTCACCAGCCTGACCGGTGCACCAGATGTGAATACGGTGGATGCGTTTGTCAGGACATATCAGCGTGCTGACTACACGTTATCAGAGGAGAATATCGGCAAACTGACGGCGTTTTATCAGGTCACAACGCACCCAATAATCAAAAAACGACTTGCTTCGATCATCCAGCAGTAGTCATAGGGTGGTCGTGTGTTTATGCCACTCTTTTAGCAATTAACAAACGCGAAAGAGTGGCCAGCTAACTACGTCTGCTTATACAGTCACTAAGACTGCACGTAATATCATGTAATACCCAGCTTATCCCGGACCTTCTAACCTTTCATCCCTTATTAAACGGTCAATATGAGGAATAAACCGATGAAAGATGTATTTTTTGGACTGGCAGAACAATACGACACAGGCAGTATTCCCAACGTAGCAATTAATGCTTCTGGTCAGGTACTGGAGGTACATAAGAACGAGGAAGGTTATAAGCTTTACTATCGGTTCGGCAACTTAAACAAAGCGACTGTAAGCTGGGGATCCAGTCACCACTATGATGACGGTAACACGCCTGCCGTGGCAATGAACAACCGCGGTGTTGCGATTGAAGTACATAAAAATCAGGCTGGCTCTACACTGT
This window of the Pseudoalteromonas rubra genome carries:
- a CDS encoding YdcF family protein; protein product: MEFTNKDVLILLGCTNDDSGVLSSLAKERADKAIEVLSKHQIRCVLTGGFGAHFNVTTTPHYEYMRRYIESQLTQPLHFVQGISSANTFEDAQKTSALLNDLDYNNAYVITSDFHAARVGMLFELFCNKRVRLITSITKKNARELIELMQHEVNAIAYAAELNNL